The following proteins come from a genomic window of Edaphobacter sp. 4G125:
- a CDS encoding ArnT family glycosyltransferase has protein sequence MSRFTSAMTDLQQPAGESAGTERTRQRWYSRLWNHPEAIAPRELILLILVSGFFMLYGLVPALGGDQLGLVGADEPRYAQVAREMLEAHSEACHAVHAKIFPRSLRPADLEASYHCLAGGTITPILYGQPWLEKPALYYWRAMGFFKEFGVSDWAARLPSATGAFALILLIFLHMRRFRPGGHLDAALITTSCVAIVSFARGASTDMQLAAPFCIGMLGWYAWYETGKKFWLFDLYFFGAAATLAKGPVAPFLALAIIVLFAGLRREWSLLRRTIWIPGLALYFAMVLPWFIAVQHHNPTFFRVFITEHNLERFTTNRYQHHQPFWYYIAVLIIGLMPWTVIAFRALMDSIEVSIAEWKVRHNPKRYLGHTRAGDAFPEFLVLWALFPIVFFSFSGSKLPGYILPSIPPLTILTADYLNRIRPNGLPRWLLWAHAATCAVLVFVLVLAPQHMKYETLVPSSSWLFAAGAAALGFALLVFFLIRRGGVSQVSNATLLPAVATLVFLLGFHGKDLDINYSARPLAREMAQRAPDVKLVAVESVRRDIDYGIAFYRNEPTIHYSQGGVPKEEHLLVIRTSDTAALEHYLAGRVYTPLFLYDSQGLEVYRVAAQP, from the coding sequence TTGTCTCGTTTCACTTCTGCAATGACTGATCTTCAACAGCCCGCCGGGGAGAGCGCAGGGACGGAGCGTACGCGCCAACGTTGGTACTCGCGTCTCTGGAATCATCCTGAAGCGATCGCTCCGCGTGAGCTGATTCTGCTGATTCTGGTCAGTGGCTTTTTTATGCTCTATGGCCTGGTCCCAGCCCTTGGTGGAGACCAGCTTGGCCTGGTCGGCGCTGATGAGCCGCGTTACGCTCAGGTCGCGCGGGAGATGCTGGAGGCCCACTCGGAGGCCTGTCACGCAGTTCATGCCAAGATCTTTCCTCGCAGCCTGCGGCCAGCTGACCTTGAAGCCTCTTACCATTGCCTCGCAGGCGGAACGATTACCCCTATTCTTTACGGTCAGCCCTGGCTCGAAAAACCAGCGCTCTATTATTGGCGGGCCATGGGATTCTTCAAGGAATTCGGAGTCTCGGACTGGGCAGCCCGATTGCCTTCCGCGACTGGAGCCTTTGCGCTGATCCTGCTGATCTTTCTGCATATGCGTCGGTTCCGCCCCGGTGGGCACCTCGATGCAGCGCTCATCACGACCTCCTGCGTCGCCATTGTCAGCTTTGCCAGGGGCGCCTCGACCGATATGCAGCTGGCTGCGCCCTTCTGCATCGGAATGTTGGGTTGGTACGCCTGGTATGAGACCGGGAAAAAGTTTTGGCTCTTCGACCTGTACTTCTTCGGGGCCGCTGCCACGCTGGCCAAGGGCCCTGTGGCGCCGTTTCTCGCCCTGGCCATCATCGTGCTCTTTGCCGGGCTTCGTCGCGAATGGTCTTTGCTGCGCCGCACCATCTGGATTCCCGGCCTGGCTCTCTATTTTGCGATGGTGCTTCCCTGGTTTATTGCGGTGCAGCACCATAACCCGACCTTCTTCCGCGTTTTTATTACAGAGCACAACCTGGAGCGGTTTACGACCAACCGCTACCAGCACCATCAGCCCTTCTGGTACTACATTGCTGTTTTGATTATTGGGCTGATGCCCTGGACCGTGATCGCGTTTCGTGCGCTGATGGATTCCATTGAGGTTTCGATCGCAGAGTGGAAAGTACGGCACAATCCGAAGCGCTACCTGGGACACACGCGTGCTGGAGACGCCTTTCCCGAATTTCTGGTTCTGTGGGCGCTGTTCCCCATCGTCTTCTTCTCCTTTTCGGGGTCGAAGCTGCCGGGCTATATTTTGCCTTCCATTCCTCCGCTCACCATCCTGACGGCGGATTACTTGAACAGGATCCGCCCAAATGGCCTTCCGCGCTGGCTTCTCTGGGCCCATGCGGCAACCTGTGCGGTACTGGTCTTTGTCCTGGTCCTTGCGCCGCAGCATATGAAGTATGAGACGCTGGTCCCCTCGTCGAGCTGGCTGTTCGCAGCAGGAGCAGCAGCTCTCGGGTTTGCTCTGCTCGTCTTCTTCTTGATCCGGCGAGGGGGAGTCTCCCAGGTATCGAACGCCACTCTGCTGCCTGCTGTCGCAACCCTGGTCTTCCTGCTTGGGTTCCATGGGAAAGATCTGGACATCAATTACTCTGCGCGCCCTCTGGCCCGCGAGATGGCGCAACGAGCGCCAGATGTAAAGCTCGTTGCTGTGGAATCGGTGCGACGCGATATCGATTACGGAATCGCGTTTTATCGCAATGAGCCAACGATCCACTACTCTCAGGGAGGTGTTCCGAAAGAGGAGCATCTGCTGGTCATACGGACCAGCGATACCGCGGCACTGGAACACTATCTTGCGGGTCGTGTTTACACGCCGCTCTTCCTTTACGATTCGCAGGGGCTTGAGGTCTATAGGGTTGCAGCGCAGCCCTGA
- a CDS encoding DHH family phosphoesterase — translation MEASISALLNEFRSHPRFIVTSHARPDGDAIGSTLAMAEILHQLGREPILVFADDVPHTYRTIPDIERIHVTKDARTVEPDLNVPAIVLECDGIPRTGLAGLDGRRLINIDHHASGRLFGAMNWIDEHACAVAAMVYRLALEAGIKITPSMATCLYAAILSDTGSFTYPSTNTETLSLAHNLAAHGANPSQIAQDLYFSNPESKIRLLGAALSNLQTDGPLAWSWVTTSDMDRAGAQAEDCEGVVNYLISIAGVESAVFLRELPLVDRYRLSIRSKGKVDVAQIAESFGGGGHRSASGCTLDGPLTVATERILNQLRMGLC, via the coding sequence ATGGAAGCCTCCATTTCTGCTTTACTGAATGAGTTTCGTTCGCATCCTCGTTTTATCGTGACCTCTCATGCGCGGCCTGATGGCGATGCCATCGGATCAACGCTGGCGATGGCAGAAATACTCCATCAGCTCGGTCGTGAGCCCATCCTCGTTTTTGCGGATGACGTTCCGCATACCTATCGAACCATTCCTGATATAGAGCGGATTCATGTAACTAAGGACGCACGCACCGTCGAACCCGATCTCAACGTTCCTGCAATCGTGCTGGAGTGCGATGGGATTCCCAGGACTGGGTTGGCTGGCCTGGATGGAAGAAGGCTGATCAATATTGACCATCATGCCAGCGGACGCCTGTTCGGGGCGATGAACTGGATTGATGAACATGCATGTGCCGTTGCCGCCATGGTTTATAGGCTCGCGTTGGAGGCCGGGATCAAAATCACGCCGTCAATGGCGACCTGTCTCTATGCGGCGATTCTTTCCGATACAGGCTCTTTTACTTATCCCAGCACGAATACCGAAACCTTGTCTCTGGCGCACAACCTTGCCGCGCACGGTGCAAATCCCAGTCAAATTGCCCAAGATCTTTACTTTTCTAATCCAGAAAGCAAAATTCGCTTGCTAGGAGCTGCTCTGTCGAATCTTCAGACCGATGGCCCCTTGGCATGGAGCTGGGTCACAACCAGCGATATGGACCGCGCTGGAGCTCAGGCAGAGGATTGTGAAGGAGTAGTGAACTACCTGATCAGCATCGCGGGGGTGGAGTCGGCCGTATTCCTTCGCGAGTTGCCATTGGTGGACCGATACCGTCTGAGCATTCGCAGCAAGGGAAAGGTCGACGTTGCCCAGATTGCCGAGAGCTTTGGAGGGGGAGGGCATCGAAGCGCCAGCGGATGTACTCTGGATGGGCCTCTGACGGTAGCTACCGAACGGATCTTGAATCAACTTAGAATGGGGCTTTGTTAG
- a CDS encoding ArnT family glycosyltransferase, whose translation MRPSPKDRRVPAEVPTWLLFPLFFAAVYLSHITLLRLPYFWDEAGYYIPAAWDFFRTGSLIPQTTLTNAHPPLPSILLAAWWHISGFVISGTRTLVVMVAATALVAVFYLAKSLRNTQVAITTVVLTAIYPIWFAQSTLAHADIFAAAFTLWALALYFVPSNENQILASGLFSFAALSKETAIITPLALGLFEAFLLIRSRIAAERRSHALWIVSLFSPLIPLIAWYAYHKHQTGFIFGNPEFLRYNATANFDLARVVLSLWHRLLHLTTHMNMYVPVVCTIAAFFIPLRASAPSQIPRRILAGIGVVLLANWIAFSVLGGALLTRYLLPMYPLILLLCVTTWQRHLQRWWALGLLSAAAFLAGLWINPPYAFAPEDNLTYRDMIVLHQQAISIIAHQYPQATVLTAWPASAELTRPELGYIRRPVKVVSLQNFSMAQMEKAAQDPGAYDTALLFSTKWEPSVNQLNIGKINRGADAKYFDFHHDLSPVEAAALLHGEIVWQGRRKGEWAAVLRFPRAVNALLTPPTFAQ comes from the coding sequence GTGCGACCCTCACCCAAAGACCGCCGCGTTCCCGCTGAGGTTCCCACGTGGCTGCTCTTTCCCTTATTTTTTGCGGCAGTCTATCTGTCTCACATCACACTTTTGCGTCTGCCTTACTTCTGGGATGAGGCAGGTTACTACATTCCTGCAGCGTGGGACTTCTTCCGTACCGGCTCGCTGATTCCGCAGACTACCCTCACGAACGCGCATCCTCCACTGCCCTCCATTTTGCTTGCAGCGTGGTGGCATATCTCCGGATTCGTGATCAGCGGAACTCGCACCCTGGTGGTTATGGTAGCTGCGACTGCACTGGTTGCGGTCTTTTATCTGGCAAAGTCGCTGCGAAATACTCAGGTGGCCATTACCACAGTGGTGCTGACCGCGATTTATCCCATCTGGTTCGCTCAGAGCACGCTGGCGCATGCGGATATCTTCGCTGCGGCATTTACATTATGGGCCCTGGCTCTTTATTTCGTACCCTCCAACGAAAACCAGATTCTTGCCTCGGGGCTTTTCTCTTTTGCTGCGCTCTCGAAAGAGACGGCGATTATCACACCGTTGGCTCTTGGCTTGTTTGAGGCGTTCCTGCTTATCCGATCGCGTATCGCCGCAGAGCGGCGATCACATGCTCTCTGGATCGTATCTCTCTTCTCTCCGTTGATTCCTCTGATTGCCTGGTACGCCTACCACAAGCATCAGACCGGCTTCATCTTCGGTAATCCGGAGTTCCTGCGCTATAACGCCACGGCGAATTTTGATCTTGCTCGCGTTGTGCTCTCTTTATGGCACCGGTTGCTACATCTGACGACGCACATGAATATGTACGTCCCAGTGGTATGCACGATCGCGGCGTTTTTTATCCCGTTACGAGCCTCTGCGCCATCGCAGATTCCGCGGCGCATACTGGCAGGGATTGGTGTTGTTTTGTTGGCAAACTGGATCGCTTTTTCGGTTCTTGGCGGAGCGCTGCTCACTCGTTATCTTCTGCCGATGTACCCACTGATCCTTTTGCTGTGCGTCACTACATGGCAGAGACACCTGCAAAGATGGTGGGCGCTTGGGTTGTTGAGTGCTGCGGCATTTCTCGCTGGTCTCTGGATCAATCCGCCGTATGCGTTTGCTCCAGAGGACAATCTTACCTATCGCGATATGATCGTGCTGCACCAGCAAGCGATCTCGATCATTGCGCATCAATATCCGCAAGCTACGGTCTTGACCGCATGGCCTGCAAGCGCGGAGCTTACCCGTCCGGAACTCGGTTATATTCGCCGCCCGGTGAAGGTTGTCTCACTCCAGAACTTTTCCATGGCGCAGATGGAAAAGGCTGCCCAGGATCCAGGAGCATACGATACGGCGCTGCTCTTTTCGACGAAGTGGGAGCCATCAGTAAATCAACTCAACATTGGGAAGATCAATCGGGGCGCTGATGCGAAATATTTTGACTTCCACCACGACCTGTCTCCTGTCGAGGCTGCGGCGCTCCTGCATGGAGAGATCGTATGGCAGGGGCGACGTAAGGGAGAGTGGGCAGCGGTTCTGCGTTTTCCGCGTGCTGTAAACGCCTTGTTGACTCCACCGACCTTTGCTCAGTAA
- a CDS encoding DUF3467 domain-containing protein: MSQQKTNAEPKLNLSSTPDYREGYANSVQVRMSVWDFMLVFGTMNQEAPDELTIKNFQGVYLSPQQAKALLNVLSHNLSQYEQTFGTIALDQQLPTAGGPVH; encoded by the coding sequence ATGAGTCAGCAGAAAACGAACGCTGAGCCGAAGCTGAACCTTTCTTCCACTCCGGATTATCGAGAGGGATATGCGAACAGCGTTCAGGTTCGTATGTCTGTGTGGGATTTCATGCTGGTCTTCGGAACGATGAACCAGGAAGCCCCGGATGAGCTCACGATCAAGAACTTTCAAGGGGTTTATCTCAGTCCTCAACAGGCCAAGGCTCTGCTCAATGTGTTGAGTCACAATCTGTCACAGTATGAGCAGACCTTTGGGACGATCGCGCTCGATCAGCAACTTCCTACGGCGGGTGGTCCTGTCCACTAA
- a CDS encoding tetratricopeptide repeat protein codes for MLPFENRSGQSDLGWIGESFPDTLNLRLSSAGFLTISRDDRQYALDHLGFPADFRPTRATTIRIAQTLDANYVIIGSYNVANGRISAQAQVLEINNLRMSPPIEESNELQRLFDVQNALAWKIAKKIDPRFNVAQQTFLAASGQVKLSAFENYIRGISAATPQERIKRLQLAVQESPGYTAALLALGKTQYSERDYDRAAATLARISQTDRRALEANFYLGLARFNSARYADAEKAFAFVASRLPLPEVINNQAVASSRQGHNASALFQRVVAADPKDVDYHYNLAVSLFHSGDFSGAGREVDTVLKLRPNDPEAPQLKALIAGGRQPSSPQSGAGKPGTSSSASGFEPLERIRRTYSEVSFRQAAFQIDQMRAARVAMLPPAEQAAQYVQMGSDYLAQGLIPEAEREFQSALTASPSSAQAHAGLAQVREQSGDAAAAREEAQASLKLSPNAAAYLVLARLELNSNQMGASAADVARALKLEPKNTAALGMKQALAARGQTLP; via the coding sequence GTGCTTCCGTTTGAGAATCGCTCCGGTCAATCAGATCTTGGCTGGATCGGGGAGTCCTTTCCTGACACTCTCAATCTGAGATTGAGCTCTGCGGGGTTCCTCACGATCTCACGAGATGACCGCCAGTATGCGCTCGATCATCTCGGTTTTCCTGCTGATTTTCGGCCGACCCGAGCGACTACCATTCGGATTGCACAGACCCTTGATGCCAATTACGTGATCATCGGCAGCTACAACGTTGCCAATGGCCGCATCTCCGCTCAGGCCCAGGTGTTGGAGATCAACAATCTGCGGATGTCCCCACCCATCGAAGAATCGAATGAACTTCAACGACTGTTCGATGTTCAGAATGCGCTTGCCTGGAAGATCGCCAAAAAGATCGATCCGCGCTTCAACGTTGCCCAACAGACATTTCTTGCTGCCTCGGGACAGGTGAAGCTGAGCGCGTTTGAAAACTATATCCGAGGAATAAGCGCGGCAACTCCTCAGGAGCGTATTAAGCGTCTGCAACTGGCAGTGCAGGAATCTCCAGGTTATACAGCTGCTTTGCTGGCATTGGGCAAAACGCAATATAGTGAACGCGATTATGATCGTGCAGCGGCTACGCTGGCCCGGATCTCCCAGACGGATCGACGGGCGCTGGAGGCGAATTTTTACCTGGGCCTGGCACGGTTTAACAGTGCTCGTTACGCAGACGCAGAAAAGGCCTTTGCTTTTGTGGCCAGTCGCCTTCCTCTTCCCGAAGTCATCAATAACCAGGCCGTTGCTTCAAGTCGCCAGGGACACAATGCCAGCGCCCTCTTCCAGAGGGTCGTTGCAGCGGATCCTAAAGACGTTGACTATCATTACAATCTTGCTGTGTCGTTGTTCCATTCCGGCGATTTCTCCGGCGCAGGACGAGAGGTTGATACTGTGCTAAAACTTCGGCCCAACGATCCGGAGGCCCCGCAATTAAAAGCTCTCATCGCTGGCGGTCGTCAGCCATCTTCTCCGCAATCGGGGGCAGGGAAGCCCGGGACATCTTCTTCAGCATCTGGTTTTGAACCCCTCGAGCGGATTCGCCGCACCTACTCCGAGGTGTCGTTCCGACAGGCAGCATTTCAGATTGATCAGATGCGAGCGGCTCGCGTAGCCATGCTTCCACCGGCTGAACAAGCGGCGCAGTATGTCCAAATGGGCAGCGACTATCTGGCCCAGGGGCTCATCCCTGAAGCGGAACGCGAGTTTCAGTCCGCGTTGACGGCCAGCCCTTCCAGCGCACAGGCACATGCTGGCTTAGCCCAGGTGCGTGAACAGAGCGGTGATGCCGCTGCCGCTAGAGAAGAAGCACAGGCTTCACTCAAGCTCAGCCCTAATGCTGCGGCATACCTTGTGCTGGCGCGTCTCGAACTCAATAGCAATCAAATGGGTGCTTCGGCTGCAGATGTCGCTCGAGCCCTTAAGCTTGAGCCCAAAAACACCGCCGCTCTTGGAATGAAACAGGCACTCGCCGCACGGGGCCAAACTCTGCCATGA
- a CDS encoding DUF503 domain-containing protein, whose translation MPVAKLTVEIEIPHAHSLKDRRQLVRALKDRLRHAFNLTIAELDSGEIWNRATLGIAVISGSRSYLTGQLQEIDQAIHRITQSLGGQVIDSYAEFLSE comes from the coding sequence GTGCCTGTTGCCAAACTCACCGTCGAGATTGAAATCCCGCATGCGCACTCACTCAAAGACCGCAGGCAGCTGGTTCGCGCACTTAAAGACAGGCTTCGTCATGCTTTCAACCTTACGATCGCCGAGCTGGATTCCGGAGAGATATGGAATCGCGCAACGCTCGGAATCGCTGTCATCTCTGGGTCAAGAAGCTACCTGACCGGGCAGCTGCAGGAGATCGATCAGGCAATCCACCGCATTACACAATCTTTGGGAGGGCAAGTTATTGATTCTTATGCCGAATTCCTCTCTGAATAG
- a CDS encoding outer membrane beta-barrel protein encodes MSIVSRPLRVASLVFCLFATVATHTARAQATSGNPALDKQLSRLDVAVNGFGSFTKSVSGTNDRGENINQKAGSTVGVLVTARYTKSPYLGAEFNYTYARFTQRFTQNGNDIYFPGGVQANASEYSFGYVVHPPHLLLSAKPFVSAGLGTTAFRPTTYGGQGLFSRARMTYYYSAGLEKELTPHFGLRAQIRQTFYKAPDFGVNLITLQKQTWTVEPGFGFVIHF; translated from the coding sequence ATGTCGATCGTGTCTCGTCCCCTGCGTGTGGCAAGCCTTGTTTTTTGCCTCTTTGCAACTGTTGCAACCCACACGGCCCGAGCTCAGGCCACCAGCGGAAACCCCGCTCTGGATAAACAGCTTTCCCGACTTGATGTTGCGGTGAATGGCTTTGGTTCTTTTACAAAGAGCGTTTCAGGAACAAATGATCGAGGCGAGAACATCAATCAGAAAGCCGGTTCGACCGTGGGGGTGTTGGTTACGGCTCGATACACAAAATCTCCTTATCTTGGCGCAGAGTTCAATTACACCTACGCTCGCTTTACGCAGCGATTTACACAAAACGGGAATGATATTTATTTCCCAGGCGGTGTGCAGGCAAACGCCAGCGAATATTCGTTCGGTTACGTCGTCCATCCCCCGCACCTTCTTCTATCAGCGAAGCCGTTTGTTTCAGCTGGCCTTGGTACCACTGCGTTCCGTCCAACAACCTATGGTGGTCAGGGACTTTTTTCCCGCGCCCGGATGACTTACTACTACTCTGCTGGTCTCGAGAAAGAGCTGACGCCTCACTTTGGGCTTCGTGCACAGATCCGGCAGACCTTCTATAAAGCTCCTGACTTTGGAGTGAATCTTATAACTCTCCAAAAGCAGACCTGGACCGTTGAGCCGGGATTTGGCTTTGTGATCCATTTCTAG
- the rbfA gene encoding 30S ribosome-binding factor RbfA, whose translation MPEQRARAHHRSRVANTFSEEIGAMLEGELSDPRIAPSYVTDVVLAPGGKSARIYIAVHGNEQEEESTLVGLMTARSYIRSQLRERMGVRHVPDLTFAIDRSEKMTGRMEELLGRIRKRERKQASGEVESGQASAQ comes from the coding sequence ATGCCAGAACAACGAGCCCGAGCTCATCACCGTAGTCGCGTTGCCAACACCTTTTCGGAGGAGATTGGCGCCATGCTTGAAGGAGAGCTTTCCGATCCGCGGATTGCCCCGAGCTATGTGACCGATGTTGTCCTTGCTCCAGGCGGAAAGTCTGCGCGGATTTATATCGCGGTCCATGGAAATGAGCAGGAGGAGGAATCCACGCTCGTTGGCCTGATGACAGCTCGGTCCTATATACGATCGCAGCTTCGGGAACGCATGGGAGTCCGGCATGTTCCGGATCTCACCTTTGCGATTGACCGGTCGGAGAAGATGACAGGCCGCATGGAGGAACTGTTGGGCCGGATTCGCAAGCGGGAAAGAAAGCAGGCCTCTGGAGAAGTAGAGTCTGGGCAGGCATCGGCTCAATGA
- a CDS encoding alkaline phosphatase family protein, translating into MFRQICAASLVFILANSCTGRSAAQTPNHRQKVVVISLDAFGAESLHDPHLPTPTLHKLMQKGTYAVAMHPINPTVTWPNHTSMVTGVNASKHHVIANGLIVDQRSDKQPRIDPDAPKSRLVAVPTVYDAAHKAGLTTAEVDWVAINDADGITWKFPERPNPDGPIEKDLVTQGVVSRDDLMHFGKPSQAWRDRIYTDAAIDIIKKHHPDLLLFHLLALDGIEHQTGFGNDAGRDAIAFLDDRVKDIIEGVKEAGDLDNTAFLIVSDHGQQSVFKHIDGNVMLRQAGLQGPSISNPAYCIPEGGFALIYQKRATPQSTQRLKAAFSGKPGIRAALTPEEAAKEGWPIPSTTDQGPDLLVYAANGFAFANGKSEEAVTNTKEVGAHGYPNTEPLMQAIFIASGAGIAKRGEIPAFDNVDIAPTIARLLNLKLENIDGKELKDVLLHP; encoded by the coding sequence ATGTTTCGTCAGATCTGCGCGGCCAGCCTCGTTTTCATTTTGGCCAATAGCTGTACCGGACGATCAGCGGCTCAGACGCCGAATCACAGACAAAAAGTCGTCGTTATCAGCCTCGATGCATTTGGAGCCGAGAGCCTGCACGATCCCCACCTGCCCACACCGACACTGCACAAATTAATGCAGAAGGGCACATACGCTGTTGCGATGCATCCAATCAACCCGACCGTCACCTGGCCCAATCACACCTCCATGGTGACCGGCGTCAATGCCAGTAAACATCATGTCATCGCAAATGGTCTGATCGTCGATCAGAGGTCGGACAAACAGCCGCGAATCGATCCGGATGCGCCAAAATCAAGGCTCGTCGCTGTCCCTACGGTCTACGATGCAGCCCATAAAGCTGGCCTGACAACTGCCGAAGTAGATTGGGTCGCCATCAATGACGCCGATGGCATTACCTGGAAGTTCCCTGAACGTCCCAACCCTGACGGTCCCATCGAAAAAGATCTGGTTACGCAAGGTGTGGTGAGTCGTGACGATCTCATGCACTTCGGAAAGCCTTCGCAAGCGTGGAGAGACCGCATATATACCGACGCAGCCATCGACATCATCAAAAAGCATCATCCCGATCTTCTCCTTTTCCATCTTCTTGCTCTCGATGGAATTGAACATCAGACGGGGTTCGGAAACGATGCGGGAAGAGATGCCATCGCCTTTCTCGATGATCGCGTCAAGGACATCATTGAAGGAGTAAAAGAGGCTGGCGATCTAGACAACACAGCCTTCCTTATCGTCTCCGATCATGGACAGCAGAGCGTCTTCAAGCACATTGATGGCAACGTCATGTTGCGACAGGCTGGGCTGCAAGGACCTTCGATCAGCAATCCGGCCTACTGCATTCCAGAAGGAGGCTTTGCACTCATCTACCAGAAGCGCGCCACACCGCAATCAACACAACGGTTGAAGGCTGCCTTCTCAGGCAAGCCGGGAATCCGGGCAGCTCTCACTCCAGAGGAAGCCGCAAAGGAGGGCTGGCCCATTCCCTCCACAACCGATCAGGGGCCGGACCTCCTGGTCTATGCCGCCAACGGATTCGCCTTTGCGAATGGCAAATCTGAAGAAGCGGTCACCAACACAAAAGAGGTGGGTGCGCATGGCTACCCCAACACAGAGCCACTCATGCAGGCAATTTTCATCGCCTCCGGCGCAGGCATTGCCAAACGAGGAGAGATTCCGGCCTTCGATAATGTTGATATCGCGCCAACGATCGCGCGTCTGCTGAATCTTAAGTTGGAGAACATCGATGGCAAGGAGTTGAAAGACGTACTTCTCCATCCGTAG
- a CDS encoding NfeD family protein, with protein MKRCRQCVRKTIRRTRWLALLVLCLTAAYAQTAPVLKLTLHDTIQPVSAGYLERGLAEAERRHAPAVLISLGTPGGLLSSTRVMVQAIERSPVPVIVYISPSGSRAGSAGFFLLEAADVAAMAPGTNAGAAHPVLEGGKLDPILKEKIENDTSAFLRSYVLRRNRNVQAAEDAVRSSKSYSDEEALKLNLIDLTAPDDTALLRMLDGRQVRRFDGTLQTLHLAGAPIVILEPSLRERILSRLANPDLAILVLVLGALLIYLEFNVPGTVVPGALGSLMVLLALFGLNLLPIHHTAVFLLIAAVCLFVLEAKFPSHGVLALLGTLCLIVGLATLVDGPIPEQRVHLSTAIAVGLAFAIITFGLAWIALRARRSKVMTGPEAMIGGIALVRTSPDVAGKFQVEVRGELWEARLFTTKTEFPAPGSPVRIRSVEGLILLVEPEVL; from the coding sequence ATGAAGCGTTGCCGCCAATGCGTTCGGAAGACGATCAGGCGAACCCGCTGGCTTGCTCTCCTCGTCCTATGTCTTACTGCTGCATATGCCCAGACGGCTCCCGTTCTGAAGCTCACGCTTCACGATACGATCCAGCCAGTATCCGCCGGTTACCTGGAGCGCGGACTTGCCGAGGCAGAACGTCGTCATGCCCCGGCGGTCCTCATCTCCTTAGGTACGCCAGGAGGCCTGCTCAGTTCAACGCGTGTCATGGTGCAGGCCATCGAGAGATCGCCAGTGCCGGTCATCGTCTATATCTCTCCTTCGGGCAGCCGGGCAGGTTCCGCGGGATTCTTTCTTCTCGAAGCGGCGGATGTTGCCGCGATGGCTCCAGGAACCAATGCTGGAGCTGCTCATCCTGTCCTTGAAGGTGGGAAACTCGATCCCATTCTCAAAGAGAAGATTGAGAACGATACTTCGGCTTTTTTACGGTCCTATGTCCTGCGCAGGAACCGGAATGTCCAGGCTGCGGAAGATGCGGTCCGGAGCTCGAAGTCTTATAGCGATGAGGAGGCTCTGAAGCTAAACCTGATCGACCTGACGGCTCCGGATGATACTGCTCTGCTACGGATGCTCGATGGGCGCCAGGTTCGTCGTTTCGATGGCACGTTGCAGACGCTGCATCTTGCTGGCGCTCCGATCGTCATTCTGGAACCATCTCTCCGGGAACGCATTCTCAGTCGTCTGGCGAATCCTGATCTTGCGATTCTTGTGCTGGTTCTGGGAGCTTTGCTGATCTACCTGGAGTTCAATGTCCCCGGAACGGTTGTTCCTGGTGCCTTAGGTAGCCTGATGGTGCTGCTGGCGCTCTTCGGGCTGAATCTACTTCCCATTCACCACACGGCAGTTTTTCTACTGATTGCGGCGGTGTGCCTCTTTGTTCTCGAGGCAAAGTTTCCCAGTCATGGAGTGCTCGCTTTGTTGGGAACTTTGTGCCTTATTGTTGGTCTTGCCACCCTGGTAGATGGTCCTATCCCCGAACAGAGGGTGCATCTGTCGACAGCAATCGCCGTTGGTCTTGCATTTGCCATTATCACGTTTGGGCTTGCCTGGATTGCCCTTCGCGCCCGTCGTAGTAAAGTCATGACCGGCCCGGAAGCGATGATTGGGGGAATTGCGCTTGTACGTACCTCTCCTGATGTCGCAGGGAAGTTCCAGGTGGAAGTTCGCGGAGAACTGTGGGAGGCCCGGCTTTTTACCACAAAGACAGAATTTCCAGCCCCTGGATCACCGGTTCGGATTCGGTCGGTTGAGGGGTTGATTCTCCTGGTAGAGCCCGAAGTTCTTTAA